The DNA window CTGCTCTCATGACGAGAATTTCGCTTGGCTCAACCGCAAAGATGATGGCACGACAGCTGTTCGACTTGCCAACCCTAAGACCGCTGAATATCAAGTTGTTCGTACGTCCCTCCTGCCCGGTCTCCTCAAAACCATCCGTGAAAATAAGAAGCACAGCCTTCCCCTCAAAGTCTTCGAAGTGTCCGACGTTGCGTTCAAAGATTTGAGCTTGGAGCGTAAATCGCGAAACGAGCGTCATTTTGCTGCAGCCTGGTACGGCAAAACCAGTGGTTTCGAAGTTGTCCATGGTTTACTTGATCGTATTCTGCTCATGTTGCAAACCGCATTCATTACACACGAGGAGGGGCTAGAGGGCAAGAAACAGGATTTCGCAATCAAGGAGAACCCAACAAAACCAGATGGATACTGgattgaggagattgatgagCCAACCTTCTTTGCCGGTCATGCCGCTGCGATCTATTTGCGACTGGGAGGCAAGGAGATGCGTGTCGGAGAGTTTGGTATCTTGCATCCTACAGTCTTGGATAAATTCGAATTGAGGTAAGTTATGTCTGCTTGTAGATTTGGGAACGTAACATACTAACAGGCACTAGATATCCTGTCAGCACTTTGGAGATCAATCTAGAAGTATTCTTATAAGCCATCAGATCACATCAAAGGCGAGCTAgaatattctcaaaagcaGGCATTGGTTCAAGGCTTTACTTTTGCTACTTAGCTACTAGAATAGCGTGTCTGATGTATGAATAATGAGTaaaaagtatcaaaaaaTTATGAAACGTTATAACATTTTTTCGTCATTTTGACAACGTCTCTCTACCAGTACGCCTTTACTCCTACAGTACCTTGGTGAGATATAATGAGAAGAACGTCTTCtcccctttccttcctttgcCTTCCCTCCGTCTCTCAGAAAAAAACACATTTCCCGGCTCAGTTTAAACGCCAGCCTGGATAGGCAATCTccaaaccatccatcccaaaacCAACAGTGGTATGATATCATCATTGCATCTCaacttccatttccatttccttgcTATTCCCATTCAGACTTGCTGGGCCACTTTGGTTCGCACTTCCCATGTTCCCCAAGCCTCCCAACCCTGTTGCCTTGCCAATTCCCAGCCCCGCAATCCCATCCCTCAGGCTAGCAAATGGATTTCCACTAACAGTCGTCGTCCCATTCGAGCCTCGTCTCGTCGAAGTTCCCGCTTCCAGACCCGCAAGAACCGTACGACCGGGTGGCGCCCCTGGCGGCGAACTTATACTCGTAGTTGTGTTAAGTCCGTTACTGTTATTTGTACTGAGTGCTAGGTATCTTTCCATGGCAGGATTATGCGGTCcgttcatttcttcatcggtGCGATTAAACACTTGATGCCACCATCTCACATCATCTAAATTAGGGAAGATCAAGCGTTCTTTGCCTTTAACGTGATCGTCTATTTCTCCGTCATAGTCTTTATTAGTAAATTCGGGTTTCTTGGATAAAAAATATGCCCAAACGCTCTTGGTGCGTTCTTTGACGCGAGCGTCTACACGagacttttcattgttgTAGAGAAATGTCCCATACTGACAGGAATAGAGATGATAGAGAAGTCGGCGCAGGAATCGTTCATTGAATTCGAAGCGAGTAGGGTGTTGACGGAGAAGCTGATAGGTTGCATCTAGGAACTGATGGAAGACTGGACTAGTTTCATTGGGCTTGGTAACATCACTTTGAGGGAGCGTGTCTAAAATAGGTCTCTTGGGAGATTGATCAACTGTAACCTCATCTGCTTCATCGACATTCTCTTGGCTGTGGTTACTTTTATTGAAGAATCGTTTGGCGCTAAGTAAAGCATTTTCGATAGCATCTCCACGCCCGTCAGTGTTCCCACCTGGCTGTATTGCTGAGCCAGCAAGAGCATCGTTTTGTGTTACAAACCACTTCTCGTGATTCAAGAATCCAGATCTATGTTGAAACATGTGCCCAAAGCTCAGCCAGTCCTTTTCTACTAGTACTATGAAGCCTTCTATAGTTCTGTAGTAAGGGTCGAGCATCAACTGGGATAGAGCGCTCAGCTGACTCGTTCTATCCCAGCCATCTGAGCAGTGAATAAGGACATGAGAATGTTGTATACCGACTTGCCTGGCGATTAATGCCGCTCCGTCAAGAATACCAGTGATGTGTTTTATCCAACCACTTTTTGCCAAGAGTTCACgatttggaggaagaggggaCACATCAGCATCCTTAATAGCGTCAATGACTTTCGCCAGAGAGTCTCGCATGACATGAATATTTGCGATATTCAGATATGCTTTCTTAGCAAGTGGATAGTATTCCATTTTTTCCGTACCAAAGCCATTCACTTGATTAGCGTAAGCATTAACCTGAGGTCTTGCATCCACAATCAGATTGTTCTGCTGTGCCCCATACACTTGAGGTTTCTCGGTTATGATCTCGATGTTTGACGCAGATGCAAGCATCTCGTCCTCATAACGTTCGGTATCGGTCACCTCTCCATTGTTCGGCGTACTGATATCGGCTTGACTGGAAGCTGGACTATTTCTAGATGCCGCTGGAGATAGAGAGTCCACTTCATCGACCTGTGATTTTGCCGAAAAACATGCGCTAACCAACTTCTCATCTTGTACACTGCGGGCTTGCCGCATACCAGTCCGAGGTTGTGAGCATCTTGTCAAAGCGCAATTATTAACAGGATGTAGATATGTTAGAACTGGTATACGGGCCCTCGAACGGTGTTGGCCAGCATGCTTGATTGTGATGTCGGAGACAGATGAAGGAACTGGAAGTAAGGCTGGGTAGGTAGGAGAGAAGGCGTAATCGTGATTCATCTTAGACAGCCTCCATCCTCTGTCAACCCCCTTCTCACTTATTCCCAAACGTTTCCATTCTGCCTTCGGATCGTATACATCCCACCCGTTTATCTGCTTTTCTGCCCCATGCGCTTTATAACTAAACGCatataatctttcaatactGCCCAGCTTGCAGGTTGAATTCTTTAAGCTTTCGAATGTTTCGCGAGCTTGCTTGTCGTCCGCAAAATTAAGagtataataattaaagtCTCGACCTCGGAGACGAATAGAAGAGGCTTGTGCAGATCCTGGCGATGTTGGTCGAAATGTGCAATGTGCTATCATAGGATATGCTATCCATGACTCCCTCGTCCTGACCGGAGCCCCTGTGCGCTTTTGCGTTGGCGATGCTTGTTGCGAAGTTTCCGGCGGAGGAACAGGTGCTTGAACTACAATTAAATGATGGGCTGTTAAGTGTAGTGTAACATTAGAAGCTTGCCCCCGAGCTACTACCTGGACGTCGTCCACCTATGAGGGAATCTCCAGGGTTAGTCGTTCAACTCTCAATTGCGCAACAGGAGTTCGACGCCTGACCAACCTTTGATATCTTGAGCTTGTCTGCCATTCTTATTTATGGCTCAGCGCACTCGGTAGTAGGATAAATAATACGAATCATTTGTAAATCTAAAAGTCCTCTGTCGCTTTCTAGTTTTGGAATTCAGGTTGCGTCCTGAGGGCGACTATCGagataattttgaataattttggGCTGTATGATGGATATTGGGTCATGCTCGTGAACTGAAATTCGATATCATATCAGTTACGTAGCGTCCCTGGCGTTCCAATCAGGCTGTAGCTATACGGCGCATGCCACATGGGGGTCTTAGTGGGGCTTCAATCTGTGAGCCTTATGAAAATTGTTTCAGCCTCATAATGAAGGCTGTCATCTCCCAATTCGCTTAAAATCCCACATACGCTAGGAATTCATAGGAAAATTAACAAGATTCAGTTTCGAACTCGCGACCATCGACCACACGACAATCACGACGACGACGTTGAACCTTTTTCCACCGGTTCATAATCTCATAAATCAGACAATATGGCTTCCAGTGTTCCAGGTGCCGCTATGTAAGAAATTGCCCTTGCTACAGCTCATTCAACATCcaacaaaaaaaagttcGCGGGGCTAATGATGAATTTCTTGTGTACAGCTCCAAGCGCAGAAAGTTCGTCGCCGATGGTGTTTTCTACGCCGAATTGAACGAGTTCTTCCAACGCGAGTTGGCTGAGGAGGGATACTCCGGTGTCGAAGTCCGTGTCACCCCAACCGTCACCGACATCATCATCCGCGCAACCCACACTCAAGAAGTTCTCGGAGAGCAAGGACGCCGCATTCGCGAACTTACCTCCCTCATCCAAAAGCGCTTCAAGTTCCCAGAGAACAGCGTTTCCCTCTACGCCGCCAAGGTCCAAAACCGTGGTCTCTCCGCCGTCGCTCAATGCGAATCCCTCAGATACAAGCTCCTTAACGGTCTCGCCGTCCGCAGAGCATGCTACGGTGTTCTCAGATTCATCATGGAGTCTGGTGCTAAGGGTTGCGAGGTTGTCGTTTCTGGAAAATTACGTGCTGCTCGTGCCAAGTCCATGAAGTTCACTGATGGTTTCATGATCCACTCCGGTCAACCAGCAAAGGACTTCATTGACCACGCTACCCGTCACGTTCTCCTCAAGCAAGGTGTTCTCGGTATCAAGGTCAAGATCATGAGAGGATCTGACCCAGAAGGAAAGTCTGGACCATCCAAGGGTCTCCCAGATTCCGTCACCATTATCGAGCCAAAGGAGG is part of the Botrytis cinerea B05.10 chromosome 10, complete sequence genome and encodes:
- the Bcymr1 gene encoding Bcymr1; the protein is MADKLKISKVDDVQVVARGQASNVTLHLTAHHLIVVQAPVPPPETSQQASPTQKRTGAPVRTRESWIAYPMIAHCTFRPTSPGSAQASSIRLRGRDFNYYTLNFADDKQARETFESLKNSTCKLGSIERLYAFSYKAHGAEKQINGWDVYDPKAEWKRLGISEKGVDRGWRLSKMNHDYAFSPTYPALLPVPSSVSDITIKHAGQHRSRARIPVLTYLHPVNNCALTRCSQPRTGMRQARSVQDEKLVSACFSAKSQVDEVDSLSPAASRNSPASSQADISTPNNGEVTDTERYEDEMLASASNIEIITEKPQVYGAQQNNLIVDARPQVNAYANQVNGFGTEKMEYYPLAKKAYLNIANIHVMRDSLAKVIDAIKDADVSPLPPNRELLAKSGWIKHITGILDGAALIARQVGIQHSHVLIHCSDGWDRTSQLSALSQLMLDPYYRTIEGFIVLVEKDWLSFGHMFQHRSGFLNHEKWFVTQNDALAGSAIQPGGNTDGRGDAIENALLSAKRFFNKSNHSQENVDEADEVTVDQSPKRPILDTLPQSDVTKPNETSPVFHQFLDATYQLLRQHPTRFEFNERFLRRLLYHLYSCQYGTFLYNNEKSRVDARVKERTKSVWAYFLSKKPEFTNKDYDGEIDDHVKGKERLIFPNLDDVRWWHQVFNRTDEEMNGPHNPAMERYLALSTNNSNGLNTTTSISSPPGAPPGRTVLAGLEAGTSTRRGSNGTTTVSGNPFASLRDGIAGLGIGKATGLGGLGNMGSANQSGPASLNGNSKEMEMEVEMQ
- the Bcrps3 gene encoding Bcrps3, whose translation is MASSVPGAAISKRRKFVADGVFYAELNEFFQRELAEEGYSGVEVRVTPTVTDIIIRATHTQEVLGEQGRRIRELTSLIQKRFKFPENSVSLYAAKVQNRGLSAVAQCESLRYKLLNGLAVRRACYGVLRFIMESGAKGCEVVVSGKLRAARAKSMKFTDGFMIHSGQPAKDFIDHATRHVLLKQGVLGIKVKIMRGSDPEGKSGPSKGLPDSVTIIEPKEEQSVVQPMSQDYGAKAAAAQAAAEAARSSEQAGEEAAPAPQEE